In the Kaistella sp. 97-N-M2 genome, one interval contains:
- a CDS encoding glycosyltransferase family 4 protein — protein sequence MKLLYITNGISGSGGLERVLSVKASMLAEDLGYEVHMLSLNEIAKDPFFPFSKKIRFHSVEVGGNPVTYLLQYKNSLQKKIDQIQPGIISVCDDALKGFFLPGFISTKAKWIHESHASLLLADRGKGVSLFKKAQHRLKQVLGKRFTKIVLLTEGNKKEWHLKNLAVIPNPIPFESNQVSSLENKKVMAVGSYSYNKGYDLLLQIWSKAEKNFPAWELHIYGKGTHDHLHSTAKDLNLKNIHFHAPVLDIEKEYLNSSLLVLPSRSEGFGMVLIEAMGCGLPVVSFDCPSGPADIITDGEDGFLIENGNMEMFAKQVSVLMNDDQLRKGMGAKAKKNVQRFSAGKIVQQWDALFRSLG from the coding sequence ATGAAACTTCTCTATATCACCAACGGTATCAGCGGCTCCGGCGGCCTCGAAAGGGTTTTGTCGGTCAAAGCGTCCATGCTTGCAGAGGATCTTGGATATGAAGTGCATATGCTGAGCCTGAACGAAATCGCGAAAGACCCTTTTTTCCCTTTTTCAAAAAAAATACGTTTCCATTCTGTAGAAGTGGGAGGCAATCCTGTCACCTATCTTTTACAGTATAAAAATAGCCTTCAAAAAAAAATAGATCAGATACAGCCCGGCATTATATCGGTTTGTGATGATGCACTAAAAGGATTTTTTCTTCCGGGCTTTATTTCCACAAAAGCGAAATGGATTCATGAAAGTCACGCCTCTCTGCTCCTGGCCGATCGCGGCAAAGGAGTTTCCCTTTTTAAAAAAGCTCAACATCGCTTAAAACAGGTCTTAGGGAAACGCTTTACGAAAATTGTGCTTCTCACGGAAGGCAATAAGAAAGAGTGGCATTTGAAAAATCTGGCGGTCATTCCAAATCCTATTCCTTTCGAATCTAACCAAGTTTCGTCATTAGAAAATAAAAAAGTGATGGCTGTTGGTAGTTACAGTTACAATAAGGGGTATGATTTACTGCTCCAAATATGGTCGAAAGCCGAAAAGAACTTTCCGGCGTGGGAACTGCATATTTATGGTAAAGGAACGCATGATCATCTGCACAGTACAGCAAAAGATTTAAATTTAAAAAACATCCATTTTCATGCGCCTGTTCTGGATATTGAGAAAGAATATTTGAATTCTTCTTTATTGGTACTTCCGAGCCGCTCAGAAGGTTTCGGTATGGTCTTAATTGAAGCGATGGGTTGTGGTCTTCCCGTTGTGAGTTTTGATTGTCCAAGCGGGCCCGCCGATATTATTACCGACGGTGAAGATGGCTTTCTCATTGAAAATGGAAATATGGAGATGTTTGCGAAGCAGGTGAGTGTCTTAATGAATGATGATCAACTTCGAAAAGGAATGGGAGCGAAAGCAAAGAAAAATGTGCAGCGTTTTTCTGCCGGCAAGATTGTGCAGCAATGGGATGCGTTGTTCCGAAGTTTGGGGTAA
- a CDS encoding glycosyltransferase family 4 protein, with product MKILYLTDQTYLHGGIEKVLSHKANYLADVLGDEVIIVTYNQKGRKPVYAFSAKIQMFDLDINYEIGKSYFHPINLKKIPAHRNALLTLLCQLKPDVVISCSFGPDFYFLPYLEKQIPKIKEFHGSRFFYTGPTASIKKRFLQHLNRLIEEKYECIAVLNESEKAFYTNSHITIIPNPAELTAEQTDYISKKILAAGRISPVKNFSDLIEAFARLSKDFPEWELHFFGEDYLSTQQKLEDQVRTLGLNDKVKFKGVTSDLKKEMQHYSIYAVTSETECFPMVLLEALSVDIPIVTYDSPTGPQHIVRNGNDSFLVPYKNLDIFTAQLKMLMSDENLRRKMGRAARENVQRFSIDKVMQQWKDLFTHLTTKP from the coding sequence ATGAAAATTCTCTACCTCACCGATCAGACCTATCTCCACGGTGGCATTGAAAAAGTGCTTTCCCACAAAGCCAATTATCTGGCTGATGTCTTGGGTGATGAGGTGATCATCGTAACTTACAATCAGAAGGGGAGAAAGCCGGTTTATGCTTTCAGTGCGAAAATTCAAATGTTTGATTTAGACATCAATTACGAAATAGGTAAAAGTTATTTTCATCCCATAAATCTGAAGAAAATTCCAGCACACCGTAATGCTTTGCTGACACTTTTGTGCCAGCTTAAACCCGACGTTGTAATCAGCTGCAGTTTTGGTCCCGATTTTTATTTTTTGCCTTATCTCGAAAAGCAGATTCCAAAGATTAAGGAATTTCACGGCTCGCGTTTCTTTTATACAGGTCCCACAGCTTCTATCAAGAAGAGATTTCTCCAACATTTAAACCGCCTGATAGAAGAGAAATATGAATGCATTGCGGTTCTGAATGAATCTGAAAAGGCGTTTTATACGAACTCCCACATCACTATCATTCCGAATCCGGCAGAATTGACAGCCGAGCAAACCGATTATATCTCAAAAAAAATCCTGGCTGCCGGTAGAATTTCTCCCGTTAAGAATTTCTCTGATCTGATTGAAGCTTTTGCTCGCCTAAGCAAAGATTTCCCGGAGTGGGAACTGCACTTCTTTGGGGAGGATTACCTCTCGACCCAACAAAAACTCGAAGATCAGGTTCGCACTTTGGGACTCAATGATAAGGTCAAATTTAAAGGGGTGACCTCTGATCTTAAAAAGGAGATGCAGCATTACAGCATCTATGCGGTGACTTCCGAAACCGAATGTTTTCCCATGGTCTTGCTGGAGGCCCTTTCAGTGGATATCCCTATCGTTACCTATGATTCGCCAACTGGTCCGCAACATATTGTGAGAAATGGAAACGATTCTTTTCTCGTTCCTTATAAAAATTTAGATATTTTTACGGCACAATTAAAAATGCTCATGTCAGATGAAAATTTACGTCGTAAAATGGGACGTGCCGCACGTGAAAATGTGCAACGCTTCAGTATTGATAAAGTCATGCAACAATGGAAGGACCTTTTTACTCACTTAACCACTAAACCTTAA
- a CDS encoding EpsG family protein, whose product MPCYLFSKKYCGSYWYYVFFIFVGSYMFWPFGTNGIRNGLGTSIFILALYFYERRFLMYAIMALSFGVHSSLIIPIAAFAVSGVYKNPKTYLYIWLAAIPLSLIGGGFWESFFGGLGFGDDTRAADYLTKGNVNNDQFAYTGFRWDFLFYSSFAAFAGWYFIFKKKVTDTFYIHIWGTYMIANAFWILVIRANFSNRFAYLSWFLMAPVIAYPLLRYKLFPNQYRVVGVVIAVYYLFTYFMFLKG is encoded by the coding sequence ATACCGTGTTATCTCTTTTCGAAAAAATACTGTGGCTCTTACTGGTATTATGTGTTTTTTATTTTTGTGGGTTCTTATATGTTCTGGCCTTTTGGTACCAATGGCATTCGGAATGGCTTGGGAACTTCAATTTTTATTCTAGCGCTCTACTTCTACGAAAGACGATTTTTAATGTATGCTATAATGGCTTTATCATTTGGTGTTCATAGTTCCCTAATTATTCCGATTGCCGCTTTCGCAGTTTCGGGTGTTTATAAAAATCCCAAAACCTATTTATATATTTGGTTGGCTGCTATTCCACTTTCCCTAATTGGGGGCGGATTCTGGGAAAGTTTCTTTGGCGGTCTGGGTTTTGGGGATGATACGCGGGCTGCAGATTATTTAACCAAAGGAAATGTAAATAACGATCAGTTCGCTTATACCGGCTTTCGGTGGGATTTTCTCTTTTATTCCTCCTTTGCCGCTTTTGCGGGGTGGTATTTTATCTTTAAGAAAAAAGTAACAGATACCTTCTATATTCATATATGGGGCACCTATATGATCGCTAATGCTTTCTGGATCCTTGTCATTCGCGCGAATTTCTCTAACCGCTTTGCGTACCTTTCCTGGTTTTTGATGGCACCCGTTATTGCTTATCCGCTGTTGCGGTACAAACTATTTCCGAATCAATATAGAGTTGTTGGGGTGGTAATTGCCGTTTATTATTTATTTACCTACTTTATGTTTTTAAAAGGATAA